Proteins found in one Rhodobacteraceae bacterium D3-12 genomic segment:
- a CDS encoding GlsB/YeaQ/YmgE family stress response membrane protein produces MIVVWLIIIGAAAGFIATRLMNIETNVITTIAIGIGGALIGGLVLRTLLAILGWAAGFVGAILGALLLIWIWETYIRK; encoded by the coding sequence ATGATCGTTGTCTGGCTTATCATCATCGGTGCCGCAGCAGGCTTTATCGCCACGCGGCTGATGAACATCGAAACCAACGTGATCACCACGATTGCCATCGGCATCGGCGGCGCGCTGATCGGCGGTCTGGTGCTGCGCACACTACTCGCAATCCTCGGCTGGGCCGCTGGCTTCGTCGGCGCAATCCTCGGCGCGCTCCTGCTGATCTGGATCTGGGAAACCTACATCCGAAAGTAA
- the fmt gene encoding methionyl-tRNA formyltransferase — MRIIFMGSPDFSTPVLDALVAAGHDIACVYCQPPRPAGRGKKERPTPVHSRAEALGLPVRHPKSLKSADEQAAFAALDADIAVVVAYGLILPKAILDAPTHGCLNIHASLLPRWRGAAPIHRAIMAGDRETGVCIMQMNEGLDTGDVLMRRATPIGADETTAQLHDRLSRMGASLITEALDALPDLAPEPQPDAGVTYAAKIDKSEARIDWTRPATEIDQQIRGLSPFPGAWCELAGERLKLLGSRIATGSGIAGETLDDTLTIACGSGAIEITRLQKAGRAAQDRTEFLRGIPVPRGTKLG; from the coding sequence ATGCGTATCATCTTCATGGGCAGCCCCGATTTCTCCACCCCCGTTCTCGACGCTCTGGTGGCCGCCGGGCATGATATCGCCTGCGTCTATTGCCAGCCCCCCCGCCCGGCCGGGCGCGGCAAGAAAGAGCGCCCCACCCCGGTGCACAGCCGCGCCGAGGCGCTCGGCCTGCCCGTGCGCCACCCCAAATCGCTGAAATCAGCAGATGAGCAAGCCGCCTTTGCCGCGCTCGACGCCGACATTGCCGTGGTTGTCGCCTACGGTCTGATCCTGCCCAAAGCCATCCTTGATGCGCCGACCCACGGCTGCCTCAACATCCACGCCTCGCTCCTGCCACGTTGGCGCGGGGCCGCACCGATCCACCGCGCGATCATGGCCGGGGATAGGGAAACCGGCGTTTGTATCATGCAAATGAACGAAGGGCTGGACACCGGCGATGTGCTCATGCGCCGCGCCACGCCAATCGGCGCCGATGAAACCACGGCCCAATTGCACGACCGCCTGTCGCGCATGGGTGCCAGCCTCATTACCGAAGCCCTCGACGCCCTGCCCGACCTTGCCCCCGAACCGCAACCCGACGCGGGCGTCACCTACGCCGCCAAGATCGACAAATCCGAGGCCCGCATCGACTGGACCCGCCCCGCCACCGAAATCGACCAGCAAATCCGCGGCCTCTCCCCCTTTCCCGGCGCGTGGTGCGAACTGGCAGGCGAGCGCCTTAAACTGCTCGGCTCGCGCATCGCCACAGGCTCCGGCATAGCCGGCGAAACCCTCGACGATACGCTCACCATCGCGTGCGGCAGTGGTGCAATTGAAATCACCCGCTTGCAAAAGGCAGGCCGCGCCGCGCAGGATAGGACCGAGTTCCTGCGTGGCATCCCGGTGCCACGCGGCACCAAACTGGGCTAA
- the def gene encoding peptide deformylase — MAILPILQWPDPRLSQTCASVGHADLRPLISDMFDTMYNASGRGLAAPQVGVMKRFFVMDVTWKDGEKSPLVMIDPFIMAAERVPVVMDEGCLSIPGVTVPVERHKAVTMQWTDETGDIHMGDFDGAEARVIQHEFDHLNGHVHFDRITPALRAELEPPYLEKHA, encoded by the coding sequence ATGGCCATCCTTCCCATCCTGCAATGGCCCGATCCGCGCCTGTCCCAAACCTGCGCCTCGGTCGGCCATGCCGACTTGCGGCCGCTGATCTCGGATATGTTCGACACCATGTATAACGCCTCCGGTCGCGGCCTCGCTGCACCGCAAGTGGGCGTGATGAAACGGTTTTTCGTCATGGACGTGACATGGAAAGACGGCGAGAAATCACCCCTCGTGATGATCGACCCCTTCATCATGGCCGCCGAACGCGTGCCCGTGGTGATGGACGAAGGCTGCCTCTCGATCCCCGGCGTCACGGTCCCGGTCGAACGTCACAAGGCCGTCACCATGCAATGGACCGATGAAACCGGCGACATCCACATGGGCGATTTCGACGGCGCCGAAGCCCGCGTGATCCAGCACGAATTCGACCACCTCAACGGCCATGTCCACTTTGACCGGATCACCCCCGCCCTGCGCGCCGAACTCGAACCCCCCTACCTCGAGAAACACGCATGA
- the def gene encoding peptide deformylase yields MKRPIIIHPDPRLKKTCDPVADLSDDLRALADDMLETMYDAPGIGLAAPQIGVLQRLIVLDCAKDDDTPPSPLIMFNPEVTAASDEINTYEEGCLSIPDQYGEVKRPAEVSVKWIDRDGHEQSQDFDGLWATCVQHEIDHLNGKLFIDYLSAIKRQMITRKMQKLKREKTRV; encoded by the coding sequence ATGAAACGGCCCATCATCATCCACCCCGATCCGCGCCTCAAGAAAACCTGCGATCCTGTTGCCGATCTCTCTGATGATCTGCGCGCGCTGGCGGATGATATGCTTGAAACCATGTATGACGCCCCCGGCATCGGGCTCGCCGCACCACAGATCGGTGTGCTGCAACGCCTCATCGTGCTCGATTGCGCCAAGGACGACGACACCCCGCCCAGCCCGCTGATCATGTTCAACCCCGAAGTCACCGCCGCCTCGGACGAGATCAACACCTACGAGGAAGGCTGCCTTTCGATCCCCGACCAATACGGCGAGGTCAAACGCCCCGCCGAGGTCTCGGTCAAATGGATCGACCGCGACGGACATGAGCAATCACAGGATTTCGACGGCCTCTGGGCGACTTGCGTTCAGCATGAAATTGACCATTTGAACGGCAAATTGTTCATCGACTATCTTTCTGCGATCAAACGTCAGATGATCACCCGCAAGATGCAAAAACTCAAACGCGAGAAAACCCGCGTCTGA
- a CDS encoding pyridoxal phosphate-dependent aminotransferase, translated as MNFDEIINRRGTHSAKWDKMEEIYGVPAKDGIAMWVADMDFRPPECVQSALKGMLDHGLYGYYGGDEGYRAAIQWWMQTRHGWAIEPEWIFTTHGLVNGTAMCVETWTDPGDGVVLFTPVYHAFAKVIKANGRRVVECPLALNAGRYEMDFASYDALLDGSEKMVVLCSPHNPGGRVWSREELEDVAEFAKRHDLILVSDEIHHDLVMPGNTHIPMANIAGIEDRLVMMSATTKTFNIAGSHSGNVIIADEKLRAQFGARMMALGLSPNSFGLCMAEAAYSPEGAAWVDALNAYLDGNRKVFDDGINGIPGLKSMPLEATYLAWVDFAGTGMEMAEFTARVQEKAKIAVNHGPTFGSGGESFLRFNIATPRKVVEDAVARMQEAFADLQ; from the coding sequence ATGAATTTCGACGAGATTATCAACCGCCGTGGTACCCATTCGGCGAAATGGGACAAGATGGAGGAAATTTACGGGGTTCCGGCCAAGGACGGCATCGCGATGTGGGTCGCGGATATGGATTTCCGCCCGCCCGAATGTGTGCAATCGGCGCTCAAGGGGATGCTGGACCACGGGCTGTATGGCTATTACGGCGGCGACGAGGGCTATCGTGCGGCGATCCAGTGGTGGATGCAAACCCGCCACGGCTGGGCGATTGAGCCGGAGTGGATTTTTACCACCCACGGGTTGGTCAACGGCACGGCGATGTGTGTCGAGACATGGACCGATCCGGGCGACGGCGTTGTGTTGTTCACGCCGGTTTATCATGCCTTTGCCAAAGTTATCAAAGCGAACGGGCGGCGCGTTGTTGAATGCCCGCTGGCGCTGAACGCTGGGCGCTATGAGATGGATTTTGCCAGCTATGATGCGCTTCTGGATGGCAGCGAGAAGATGGTTGTGCTGTGTTCACCGCATAACCCCGGCGGGCGGGTGTGGAGCCGTGAAGAGTTGGAAGATGTGGCGGAGTTTGCCAAGCGCCATGATCTGATTCTGGTGTCGGATGAGATTCACCATGATCTGGTCATGCCGGGAAACACGCATATTCCGATGGCCAATATCGCCGGGATCGAAGACCGGTTGGTGATGATGTCGGCGACGACCAAGACGTTCAACATCGCCGGGAGCCATTCGGGCAATGTGATTATCGCCGATGAGAAATTGCGGGCGCAATTCGGGGCGCGGATGATGGCGCTTGGCTTGTCGCCGAATTCATTCGGGCTTTGTATGGCCGAGGCGGCGTATTCGCCGGAGGGGGCGGCATGGGTTGACGCTCTGAATGCGTATCTGGATGGCAACCGCAAGGTGTTTGACGACGGGATCAACGGGATTCCGGGGCTGAAGTCGATGCCGCTTGAGGCGACCTATCTGGCGTGGGTGGATTTTGCAGGCACCGGCATGGAGATGGCGGAGTTCACCGCGCGGGTTCAGGAAAAGGCGAAGATTGCCGTGAACCACGGACCGACGTTTGGCTCCGGGGGCGAGAGCTTCTTGCGGTTCAACATCGCCACGCCGCGCAAGGTGGTGGAAGACGCCGTGGCGCGGATGCAGGAGGCGTTTGCGGATTTGCAGTGA
- a CDS encoding DUF3800 domain-containing protein: MSEFSKYVVYVDESGHSNWKAAPEYPLLCLNYCMFEKDHYIDELIPRFNRLKFKYWGCDNIVLHERDLRKSDKIRDPAVRSKYEGLQGNRRHAFMDELTQLMRDAQFRCFCVVIDKPKVPEWHKSYDPYHISLSRGFRQIESYLKVYDPDELAKELHIVFEARGREEDEALSKAYKQVSVQGALIGPVNAYDFSNFRLELMDKKSNSTGLQFADLTARPIGNHYLHATGQRSLTDQRAIEVLLEKLHFCSGATCEIGKYDVFHEGL; the protein is encoded by the coding sequence ATGTCTGAGTTCAGCAAATATGTTGTTTATGTTGATGAGAGCGGCCACTCCAACTGGAAAGCAGCACCAGAATATCCGTTGCTCTGTCTCAATTACTGCATGTTCGAGAAGGATCACTACATCGATGAGTTGATCCCGCGCTTCAACCGCTTGAAGTTCAAATATTGGGGCTGCGACAACATTGTTCTGCATGAGCGCGACTTGCGGAAATCCGACAAGATTAGAGATCCTGCGGTTCGTTCGAAGTACGAAGGCCTCCAGGGTAATCGTAGACACGCCTTTATGGATGAACTGACGCAATTGATGCGAGACGCCCAATTTCGATGTTTTTGCGTTGTGATTGACAAGCCGAAAGTGCCGGAATGGCACAAGTCATACGATCCGTATCATATCTCCCTTTCGAGGGGGTTTAGACAGATTGAGAGCTACCTGAAAGTTTACGATCCTGACGAACTGGCAAAAGAGCTTCACATTGTTTTTGAAGCACGCGGCCGAGAAGAAGATGAAGCGCTCAGCAAGGCCTACAAGCAGGTGTCGGTTCAGGGCGCTCTCATTGGCCCTGTGAATGCCTACGACTTTTCGAATTTCCGGCTTGAGTTGATGGATAAGAAAAGCAACTCGACCGGCCTTCAGTTTGCCGACCTCACGGCGCGGCCGATTGGAAATCACTACCTTCACGCAACTGGTCAACGCTCACTTACCGATCAACGAGCTATCGAGGTACTACTTGAAAAGCTTCACTTTTGTTCGGGAGCAACCTGTGAAATCGGCAAATACGATGTGTTTCACGAAGGGCTATAA
- the cobM gene encoding precorrin-4 C(11)-methyltransferase — MTVFFIGAGPGDPELLTLKAQRLIAACPVCLYAGSLVPQEVVAGAPDDARVMDTAAMTLDDTHGEILRAHAAGQNVARVHSGDPSLYGAIAEQIRRLKADNIDYEIIPGVPAYAAAAAAIGQELTIPEIAQSIVLTRMSMQSTAMPSGETLENFGRTGATLAIHLAIRNMREIERQLIPHYGPDCPVVVAYRASWPDQQIIRGTLSDIRKKVRAAKITRTALILLGPALGESHDFNDSALYDPAKPHVLRPVLGVDLVEDHNT, encoded by the coding sequence ATGACCGTCTTTTTCATCGGTGCCGGACCCGGCGACCCCGAACTCCTGACGCTCAAGGCCCAGCGTCTGATCGCGGCCTGCCCGGTCTGCCTCTATGCCGGCTCGCTGGTGCCACAAGAGGTGGTCGCCGGCGCCCCCGATGACGCCCGCGTCATGGACACTGCCGCCATGACGCTCGATGACACCCATGGCGAAATCCTGCGCGCCCATGCCGCCGGGCAAAACGTCGCCCGCGTGCATTCCGGCGACCCCTCGCTCTATGGCGCCATCGCCGAGCAAATCCGCCGCCTCAAAGCCGATAACATCGACTACGAGATCATCCCCGGCGTGCCCGCCTATGCCGCCGCCGCCGCCGCCATCGGACAGGAACTCACCATCCCCGAGATCGCGCAATCCATCGTGCTCACCCGCATGTCGATGCAATCCACGGCCATGCCCTCCGGTGAAACGCTTGAAAACTTCGGGCGCACCGGCGCGACCCTCGCGATCCACCTCGCCATTCGCAACATGCGCGAAATCGAACGCCAGTTGATCCCCCACTATGGCCCCGATTGCCCCGTTGTCGTCGCCTACCGCGCCAGCTGGCCGGACCAACAGATCATCCGCGGCACGCTCTCTGACATCCGCAAAAAGGTCCGCGCGGCCAAGATCACCCGCACCGCTCTGATCCTGCTCGGCCCCGCCTTGGGCGAATCGCATGACTTCAACGATTCGGCGCTCTATGACCCGGCAAAGCCCCATGTCCTGCGCCCCGTCCTTGGGGTCGATCTGGTCGAAGACCACAATACCTAA
- the cobJ gene encoding precorrin-3B C(17)-methyltransferase, translated as MALTPAISPVILCLNRAGEPLAHRLAALLGAPVHGREDRVAKADAFFPNALEHTRDLFAAGTPIIGVCAAGILIRAVAPLLSDKTSEPPVLAVSDDGSVVIPLLGGHRGANRLASRIAAELNATAAVTTAGDIAMGVALDEPPLGYRLANPQDAKPVMSALLNGAGLKITGENIFGLAETGGDIELLTSEAPAQTGATRLVYHPQTHVLGLGCARNADPDEMWSLISETLSANAIAPGAIACVATIDLKADEPAIIDAAKRLGVPLRLFTAAELERQTPNLATPSDVVFNEVGTHGVSEAAALSIGGQLAVTKQKTANCTCALTRADAPITALTGRARGRLSVVGIGPGQASWRTPEVSRLIAEAEELVGYGLYIDLLGPLAAGKKRSDFPLGGEEARCRYALEQAALGKNVALVCSGDAGIYAMGALVFELLDRDSDEHGVSDAAHRVEVLCSPGVSALQGAAARAGAPLGHDFCTISLSDLLTPRDDIIRRLNAAAMGDFVIAFYNPVSKTRRTLLAEARDILLQHRPADTPVMLASNLGRASENLRYRRLDQLEVDEVDMLTVVLVGSSNTRLAQLGEGPRMFTPRGYARKIDGDLATTASTPKGAAS; from the coding sequence ATGGCTCTGACACCCGCAATCTCTCCCGTCATCCTCTGCCTCAACCGCGCCGGTGAGCCCTTGGCGCATCGACTTGCCGCGCTTCTGGGGGCGCCGGTGCATGGCCGTGAGGACCGGGTGGCCAAAGCCGACGCGTTCTTTCCCAACGCGCTTGAGCACACGCGCGACCTCTTTGCCGCCGGAACGCCGATCATCGGGGTCTGCGCTGCGGGCATCCTGATCCGCGCCGTCGCGCCGCTTCTGTCTGACAAGACCAGCGAACCACCGGTGCTTGCCGTCTCGGACGATGGCTCTGTCGTCATTCCGCTCCTTGGCGGGCATCGCGGGGCGAACCGGCTGGCCAGCCGTATCGCCGCCGAACTCAACGCGACCGCTGCCGTGACCACCGCTGGTGACATCGCCATGGGTGTCGCGCTTGATGAGCCACCCCTTGGCTATCGGCTTGCCAATCCGCAAGACGCCAAACCGGTCATGTCGGCGCTGCTCAATGGGGCGGGCCTCAAGATCACAGGCGAAAATATCTTTGGCCTCGCCGAAACGGGCGGCGACATCGAGCTGCTGACAAGCGAAGCCCCGGCGCAAACCGGCGCGACGCGGCTGGTCTATCACCCGCAAACCCATGTGCTTGGCCTCGGATGTGCCCGCAATGCCGACCCGGACGAGATGTGGAGCCTCATCAGCGAAACGCTCTCGGCCAATGCGATCGCACCCGGCGCCATCGCCTGCGTCGCCACCATTGACCTCAAGGCCGACGAACCCGCGATCATCGACGCCGCAAAGCGCCTCGGCGTGCCGCTGCGCCTCTTCACAGCAGCGGAACTGGAACGCCAGACCCCCAACCTCGCCACCCCATCCGATGTGGTTTTCAACGAGGTCGGAACCCATGGCGTGTCCGAAGCCGCCGCCCTCTCCATTGGCGGGCAACTTGCTGTCACGAAACAGAAAACCGCCAATTGCACCTGCGCCCTGACCCGCGCAGATGCGCCAATCACCGCTCTCACGGGCCGCGCCCGTGGGCGGCTCTCTGTGGTCGGCATCGGGCCGGGGCAGGCGTCATGGCGCACGCCCGAGGTGTCGCGCCTGATTGCCGAGGCCGAAGAGCTGGTCGGCTATGGCCTCTATATCGACCTGCTCGGCCCGCTGGCGGCGGGCAAGAAACGCTCCGATTTCCCGCTTGGCGGCGAAGAGGCGCGCTGCCGCTATGCGCTGGAACAGGCCGCGCTTGGCAAGAACGTCGCGTTGGTCTGCTCCGGCGATGCGGGGATCTATGCCATGGGCGCGCTGGTCTTTGAACTTTTGGACCGGGACAGCGACGAACATGGCGTGTCCGACGCCGCCCACCGGGTCGAGGTGCTCTGCTCGCCCGGCGTTTCCGCGCTCCAAGGCGCGGCCGCGCGCGCCGGCGCACCGCTGGGCCATGACTTCTGCACCATCAGCCTGTCTGACCTGCTCACCCCGCGCGATGATATCATCCGCCGCCTCAATGCCGCAGCGATGGGCGACTTCGTCATCGCCTTCTATAATCCGGTCAGCAAAACCCGCCGCACCCTGCTGGCCGAGGCGCGCGACATCCTGCTGCAACATCGCCCCGCCGATACGCCGGTTATGCTCGCTTCCAACCTTGGCCGGGCAAGCGAAAACCTCCGCTACCGCCGCCTCGACCAGCTTGAGGTGGATGAGGTCGATATGCTCACCGTCGTGCTTGTCGGCTCCTCCAACACCCGCTTGGCACAGCTTGGCGAAGGGCCGCGCATGTTCACCCCGCGCGGCTATGCCCGCAAGATCGACGGCGACCTCGCCACCACGGCCAGCACACCCAAAGGAGCCGCCTCATGA
- the cobI gene encoding precorrin-2 C(20)-methyltransferase, with amino-acid sequence MSGTLFGIGLGPGDPELLTLKATRLIAACPVVAYPALPETQSMARSIAAAHISAEAEEIRLDLPMSRERAPAQAAYDTGAAQIAKALDAGRDVAFLCEGDPLFYGSFMYLHARLSNTHTVEVIPGVASVMASAARAALPLAARNEVFTVLPAPMDDDALRSRLGQADSIAIMKLGRHLPRIRALLAELGLTNHAQYIERATLPTEHITPLEHAPDSAPYFSMILVVKGADPWL; translated from the coding sequence ATGAGCGGCACGCTGTTCGGGATCGGGCTTGGGCCGGGGGACCCGGAGTTGCTGACGCTCAAGGCTACGCGGCTGATCGCGGCGTGCCCGGTGGTAGCCTATCCGGCGCTGCCGGAGACGCAGAGTATGGCGCGGTCGATCGCGGCGGCCCATATCAGCGCAGAGGCCGAGGAAATCCGACTTGACCTGCCGATGAGCCGCGAACGCGCACCCGCCCAGGCCGCCTATGACACAGGCGCAGCGCAGATCGCCAAAGCGTTGGACGCCGGGCGCGATGTCGCGTTCCTCTGCGAGGGCGATCCGTTGTTTTATGGCTCGTTCATGTATCTGCATGCGCGGCTCAGCAATACGCATACCGTCGAGGTGATCCCCGGCGTCGCCTCGGTTATGGCCTCTGCTGCCCGCGCCGCCCTGCCGCTTGCCGCACGTAATGAGGTGTTCACCGTCCTGCCTGCACCGATGGACGACGATGCCTTGCGATCGCGCCTCGGGCAGGCCGACAGTATTGCCATCATGAAGCTGGGCCGCCACCTGCCGCGCATACGGGCGCTGCTGGCAGAGTTGGGCCTCACCAACCACGCGCAGTATATCGAGCGGGCGACCCTGCCGACCGAGCATATCACGCCGCTTGAACACGCGCCCGACAGCGCGCCCTATTTCTCAATGATCCTTGTCGTGAAAGGTGCCGACCCATGGCTCTGA